One part of the Chryseobacterium sp. 7 genome encodes these proteins:
- a CDS encoding phosphoheptose isomerase gives MSTEKKEIFERVESMLQTQGFNIAAKDDTRPWGGFFVIDETQAQDFANQYFDGIDVDNLRIGGKLSPKILIVAPEARLSWQYHHRRAEIWQVVEGTVGIKRSNTDEEGELGEYGPKDQIKLQQGERHRLIGLAGWGIVAEIWQHTDASNPSDEDDIVRVQDDFGR, from the coding sequence ATGAGTACAGAAAAAAAAGAAATATTCGAGAGAGTAGAGAGCATGCTGCAGACACAAGGTTTTAACATTGCAGCCAAAGATGATACAAGACCATGGGGAGGATTTTTTGTGATTGATGAAACACAGGCACAGGATTTTGCTAACCAATATTTCGATGGGATTGATGTAGATAACCTGAGAATTGGAGGGAAGCTAAGCCCGAAAATTCTTATCGTTGCTCCGGAAGCAAGATTAAGCTGGCAGTATCACCACAGAAGAGCCGAAATCTGGCAAGTGGTAGAAGGAACTGTTGGTATCAAAAGAAGTAATACCGATGAAGAAGGCGAGTTGGGAGAATATGGTCCGAAAGATCAGATAAAACTTCAGCAGGGTGAAAGACACAGATTAATTGGTCTTGCAGGCTGGGGAATTGTAGCTGAAATCTGGCAGCATACCGATGCATCCAATCCTTCAGACGAAGATGATATTGTAAGAGTACAGGATGACTTTGGAAGATAA
- a CDS encoding SRPBCC domain-containing protein, whose amino-acid sequence MESNFIFNKDFDAASTYVMKIYKADVSTVWNYFAQSELLDLWWAPKPWKCETVSQDFEEGGFWFYAMVGPNGEKGYSKFEYGEIMEHRSLDWLSAFSDEEGNINEDFPRSKWLIGFTGVEEGTKLTINIHYHSQEMMKKIMEMGFEGGFTMGLNQLEKIIG is encoded by the coding sequence ATGGAATCGAACTTCATTTTTAACAAAGATTTTGACGCAGCCAGTACTTATGTAATGAAGATTTATAAAGCTGACGTTTCTACAGTGTGGAATTATTTTGCCCAGTCCGAATTATTGGATCTGTGGTGGGCACCCAAGCCCTGGAAATGTGAAACGGTAAGTCAGGATTTCGAAGAAGGAGGGTTTTGGTTCTATGCAATGGTTGGCCCAAATGGTGAAAAAGGATATTCGAAGTTTGAATATGGAGAAATTATGGAACACAGAAGTCTGGACTGGCTGAGTGCTTTTTCTGATGAAGAAGGAAATATCAACGAAGATTTTCCGAGATCAAAATGGCTGATTGGTTTTACGGGAGTAGAAGAAGGTACCAAGCTGACTATTAATATTCATTATCACTCTCAGGAAATGATGAAGAAAATTATGGAAATGGGATTCGAAGGCGGCTTTACAATGGGACTTAACCAACTGGAGAAAATAATTGGGTAA
- a CDS encoding uroporphyrinogen-III synthase → MRIKSILVSQPAPSESSPYLDIAKKEKIKIDFRPFIHVEGVDNKELRTQKIDLTQYTGIIFTSKNAIDHYFRLAEELRFAVPDTMRYICQSEAIANYLQKHIVYRKRKISFGEKNFSDLLPLFKKFPTEKYLLPSSDVLSPDIVKTMDASNVDWTRAIMYRTVCSDLTDITIKDYDMLIFFSPQGIKSLQQNFPDFKQDETKIGVFGNTTLAAAEEAGLKVDLMAPTKETPSMTMALEKYIKALHK, encoded by the coding sequence ATGAGAATAAAGTCTATATTGGTTTCTCAACCAGCGCCTAGTGAGTCTTCTCCATATCTGGATATAGCGAAGAAGGAAAAAATAAAGATTGATTTCCGTCCATTTATCCACGTCGAAGGGGTTGACAATAAAGAGCTCAGAACACAGAAAATAGATCTGACGCAGTATACCGGTATTATTTTTACCAGTAAAAATGCGATTGACCATTACTTCAGACTTGCGGAAGAACTTCGTTTTGCCGTACCGGATACAATGAGATATATCTGCCAGTCGGAAGCAATTGCCAACTACCTTCAAAAGCATATCGTGTACAGAAAAAGAAAAATCAGCTTTGGGGAGAAAAACTTCTCAGATCTGCTTCCTCTTTTCAAAAAATTCCCAACTGAGAAATATCTGTTGCCATCTTCAGATGTTCTAAGTCCGGATATTGTGAAAACCATGGATGCATCTAATGTAGACTGGACAAGAGCAATCATGTACCGTACCGTATGCAGTGATCTTACAGATATCACTATTAAGGATTACGATATGCTAATCTTCTTCAGCCCGCAAGGAATCAAGTCGTTACAACAAAATTTCCCAGACTTCAAGCAGGATGAAACAAAGATCGGGGTTTTCGGAAACACCACTTTGGCAGCTGCGGAAGAAGCAGGATTAAAAGTAGATTTAATGGCTCCTACGAAGGAAACTCCTTCCATGACAATGGCTCTTGAAAAGTATATTAAAGCACTTCATAAATAG
- a CDS encoding sensor histidine kinase: MNNKFIPIISVFMTISLIVFVTLQFYWLKGYYGVLEQDFSNKVYAVLESTSKSIEEIEADKYLNQDYKDFRKNILANSKQPSLTTIQQVADSGTQRQIIYSKNIIENTQLPISQKGDSIKLTTLYTDEAAYKIKRDTTNRELLTTDINQEIETGDYSMKEFVKVYGNNLPITKRVDPKTLDSVIAKELKIRGITAKFGYGVLDSNNKLTSIANKAYKEKKDSNTYSFPLFADKKNTLYSLALVFPKKEYSLAMNNWPMLLGTFLSLLTILGIYIISINYMMRQKKLAEVKTDFINNMSHEFKTPLATISVATDSLANDKIATNPDKVKYYSELIKQENLRMKKQVENVLNMSKLERNEVELFLRETNVRELIKRTTESFNLIVQQRNGTLTQKFNATHYNFKIDEFHISNMLVNLLDNANKYSPEAPEIHVETKNEGNWYVIEISDKGMGMDTQNKTKIFEKFFREETGNIHNVKGQGLGLSYVKKIVELHKGQIIVDSHKGKGSTFTIKLPMG; encoded by the coding sequence ATGAATAACAAATTCATCCCAATAATTTCAGTGTTTATGACGATCTCACTGATTGTCTTTGTGACGCTCCAATTTTATTGGTTGAAAGGCTATTATGGCGTACTGGAACAGGATTTTTCAAATAAAGTATATGCAGTTTTGGAAAGTACTTCAAAAAGTATTGAAGAGATTGAAGCAGACAAATACCTGAATCAGGATTATAAAGATTTCAGAAAAAATATTCTTGCCAACAGCAAACAGCCGTCCTTAACAACGATTCAGCAGGTAGCAGACTCTGGTACTCAGAGACAGATTATTTATTCCAAAAACATTATTGAAAACACGCAGCTTCCAATTTCTCAAAAAGGAGATTCTATTAAGCTGACCACTTTGTATACAGATGAGGCTGCTTATAAAATAAAAAGAGATACCACCAATCGTGAACTTCTTACAACGGACATCAATCAGGAGATTGAAACAGGAGACTACTCCATGAAAGAGTTTGTAAAAGTATATGGAAACAATCTTCCTATCACCAAAAGAGTGGATCCGAAAACGCTTGATTCCGTTATTGCCAAAGAACTTAAAATAAGAGGGATTACAGCCAAGTTCGGATATGGAGTTCTGGACAGCAATAATAAGCTTACAAGCATTGCCAATAAGGCTTACAAAGAGAAGAAGGACAGCAATACGTACAGCTTTCCTCTTTTTGCAGATAAGAAAAATACATTGTACAGCCTTGCCCTGGTTTTCCCTAAAAAAGAATATTCTCTGGCCATGAATAACTGGCCGATGCTGTTAGGAACATTCCTTTCTCTCCTTACCATTCTTGGGATTTACATTATTTCCATCAATTATATGATGAGGCAGAAGAAACTTGCTGAAGTAAAAACAGACTTCATCAACAACATGTCCCACGAGTTTAAAACACCACTGGCAACCATTTCTGTAGCAACGGATTCATTAGCAAACGATAAAATTGCAACCAATCCGGATAAGGTAAAATATTATTCGGAACTGATTAAGCAGGAGAACTTAAGGATGAAAAAGCAGGTAGAAAATGTGCTTAATATGTCTAAGCTTGAAAGGAATGAAGTGGAATTATTCTTAAGGGAAACTAATGTAAGAGAACTGATTAAGAGAACAACAGAATCTTTCAATCTTATTGTACAGCAGAGAAACGGAACACTTACACAGAAGTTCAATGCTACCCATTATAATTTTAAAATAGATGAATTCCACATCTCAAACATGCTGGTCAACTTACTGGATAATGCCAATAAATATTCTCCTGAAGCACCGGAAATACATGTGGAAACAAAAAATGAAGGAAACTGGTATGTGATTGAAATTTCCGACAAGGGAATGGGAATGGACACCCAGAATAAAACTAAAATTTTCGAAAAGTTCTTCAGAGAAGAAACAGGAAATATTCACAATGTAAAAGGACAGGGCTTAGGTCTTTCCTATGTAAAAAAAATTGTAGAACTGCACAAAGGACAGATTATTGTGGACTCTCATAAAGGAAAAGGAAGTACGTTCACAATAAAATTGCCAATGGGATAG
- a CDS encoding S9 family peptidase, whose protein sequence is MKAPQAKKIEKILETHGDTRTDNYFWLNERENPEVIKYIEEENAYEEFIMKDTETLQEELFEEMKARYKKDDESLPYFFNEYWYIVRYEEGKEYPIFCRKHKSLDNEEEIVLDVNIHAESKEFFEVGSVAVSPGNELASFSSDDVGRRIYTLNFKNLKTGEILPDTIPNTTGKAVWANDNQHVFYIRKDKSLRAFQVYRHKLGTDSAEDILIFHEEDETFDVNVFKTKSLQYIFIASSSTISDEHRFIPSDNVFAEWTIIQPRIDDLEYSVEHYEDEFYIITNADDAINFKIVKAKIDNCGMENWVDVIPHRAEVLLEGFEIFKDYLVLEERERGLLQIKIIDEKTQESYYLPFSDPTYTAYIGINLEFDTEILRYGYTSLTQPSSTYEYNMKEKTTKLLKQQEVLGGKFFPENYISERIWADSRDGEAKVPISLVYHKDTKKSADTPLLLYGYGSYGHTVDASFSNVRLSLLDRGFIYAIAHIRGGEYLGREWYEDGKMLFKKNTFFDFIDAGKHLIKENYTSSKHMYAMGGSAGGLLVGAVVNYEPQLFNGIVAQVPFVDVVTTMLDDTIPLTTGEYDEWGNPNDEEYYHYMKDYSPYDNVEAKDYPHMLITTGFHDSQVQYWEPAKWTAKLRELKTDDNILVFKTDMSSGHGGASGRFESLKEDALEYAFLLKINGNS, encoded by the coding sequence ATGAAAGCTCCACAGGCAAAAAAAATAGAAAAAATACTAGAAACCCACGGCGATACAAGAACCGATAATTATTTTTGGCTGAATGAAAGGGAAAACCCTGAAGTCATCAAATATATTGAGGAAGAAAATGCCTACGAAGAATTCATCATGAAAGATACGGAAACCCTTCAGGAAGAGCTTTTCGAAGAGATGAAAGCCCGTTATAAGAAGGATGATGAATCTCTGCCTTATTTCTTCAATGAATACTGGTATATTGTACGGTATGAAGAAGGCAAGGAATATCCTATTTTCTGCAGAAAGCACAAAAGCCTTGACAATGAAGAGGAAATTGTACTGGACGTTAATATCCATGCAGAAAGCAAAGAGTTTTTCGAGGTAGGAAGTGTAGCCGTAAGCCCAGGTAATGAACTGGCTTCTTTTTCTTCCGATGATGTAGGAAGAAGAATTTACACACTTAATTTTAAAAATCTGAAAACCGGAGAAATCCTACCGGACACCATCCCCAATACAACAGGAAAAGCTGTTTGGGCCAATGATAACCAGCATGTTTTTTATATCAGAAAAGATAAAAGCCTGCGTGCATTCCAGGTGTACAGACATAAGTTGGGAACAGATTCCGCAGAGGACATTCTGATCTTCCACGAAGAGGATGAAACTTTCGATGTGAATGTATTTAAAACAAAATCTTTACAATATATTTTCATTGCCAGCTCAAGTACTATTTCTGACGAGCATCGTTTTATTCCTTCTGACAATGTATTTGCAGAATGGACTATTATTCAGCCAAGAATAGATGATCTTGAATATTCTGTAGAACATTACGAAGATGAATTTTACATCATTACCAATGCTGATGATGCCATCAATTTCAAAATTGTAAAAGCAAAGATTGACAATTGTGGTATGGAAAACTGGGTAGATGTAATCCCACACCGTGCCGAAGTTTTGCTGGAAGGTTTTGAAATTTTCAAAGATTACCTGGTACTTGAGGAAAGAGAAAGAGGATTGCTTCAGATCAAAATTATTGATGAAAAGACACAGGAATCTTATTATTTACCTTTCTCAGATCCTACTTATACAGCTTATATAGGAATCAATCTTGAATTTGACACCGAGATTCTGCGTTACGGATACACTTCTCTTACACAGCCTAGTTCTACGTATGAGTATAATATGAAAGAAAAAACCACAAAGCTTCTGAAGCAACAGGAAGTACTGGGTGGAAAATTTTTCCCTGAAAATTATATTTCAGAAAGAATCTGGGCAGACTCCAGAGATGGAGAAGCTAAAGTTCCTATTTCATTAGTATATCATAAAGACACCAAAAAATCAGCTGATACACCACTTCTTCTGTATGGATACGGAAGTTATGGACATACTGTTGATGCCAGCTTTTCAAATGTAAGATTATCTTTACTGGACAGAGGTTTCATCTATGCCATTGCCCATATCCGCGGTGGAGAATATTTAGGAAGAGAATGGTATGAGGACGGAAAAATGTTATTCAAGAAAAATACATTCTTCGATTTTATTGATGCAGGAAAACACTTAATCAAAGAAAACTATACTTCATCAAAGCATATGTATGCGATGGGTGGAAGTGCAGGAGGTTTGTTGGTAGGTGCTGTAGTGAATTATGAACCGCAGTTATTCAACGGAATTGTGGCACAGGTACCATTCGTAGATGTTGTAACCACAATGTTAGACGATACTATTCCATTGACTACCGGAGAATATGACGAATGGGGAAATCCAAATGATGAGGAATACTATCATTATATGAAGGATTACTCTCCTTATGATAATGTGGAAGCCAAAGATTATCCGCATATGCTGATCACTACAGGATTTCATGATTCTCAGGTACAATACTGGGAACCTGCAAAATGGACCGCAAAACTGAGAGAATTAAAAACAGACGATAATATTTTAGTTTTCAAAACAGATATGAGTTCCGGGCACGGAGGAGCAAGCGGAAGATTTGAATCCCTGAAAGAAGACGCGCTGGAGTATGCGTTCTTGTTGAAAATAAATGGCAATTCATAA
- a CDS encoding DUF4271 domain-containing protein, producing MPSSQHFINHVRIPENNDWVIFILVGCIFLYVFMMNVIERDASLKDFLLQKYFDASNNLPSWIITSCVTTLTLSVLISQYIPIVPKYIADLQLFGYQLNKFGYTLLAVLFFYLIKSTFGFLFYQSIGDGKKWTIFYFTSTKFYFILSFLLIILCVAHYYFPIDRNRMFLYYICFFSFVFIFKVFFYLFHKNKILPEKWYYKFLYICTLQIAPLLLLWKLLFF from the coding sequence TTGCCATCATCACAACACTTCATCAATCATGTAAGAATACCTGAGAATAATGACTGGGTAATCTTCATCCTCGTGGGCTGTATATTTTTGTATGTTTTTATGATGAACGTCATAGAAAGGGATGCCAGTCTCAAGGATTTTCTGCTTCAAAAGTATTTTGATGCGAGCAATAACCTTCCCAGCTGGATTATCACATCCTGCGTGACTACTCTTACCTTATCTGTTTTGATTTCTCAGTACATTCCTATTGTACCTAAATATATTGCCGATCTCCAGCTTTTTGGATATCAGCTTAATAAATTCGGGTATACCTTGCTGGCGGTACTGTTTTTTTACTTAATAAAATCTACATTCGGATTTTTATTTTATCAAAGTATAGGGGATGGAAAAAAATGGACAATATTCTATTTTACTTCCACAAAGTTCTATTTCATTCTTTCCTTTTTGCTAATAATTCTTTGTGTAGCCCACTATTACTTCCCTATTGACAGAAATAGAATGTTCTTATATTATATCTGCTTCTTTTCTTTTGTCTTCATTTTCAAAGTTTTTTTCTATTTATTTCACAAGAACAAGATTCTTCCCGAGAAATGGTATTATAAATTTTTGTATATTTGCACCCTCCAAATCGCACCATTATTATTGCTTTGGAAGTTGTTATTTTTTTAA
- a CDS encoding response regulator transcription factor, whose translation MSNRILLVEDDQSFGAVLKDYLTINNFEVTLATDGEQGLKEFTENEFDICIFDVMMPKKDGFSLAEDVKKIDKNTPIIFLTARNMREDILKGYQLGADDYITKPFDTELLLYKIKAILQRSSTLENEEQEQFKISNIFFDSMLRQLKVGDKEYKLSPKENELLKLLCIHRNDFMPRDLALRKIWKKENYFTARSMDVYIAKLRKLLKDDEGLEIINVHGEGFRLLVKN comes from the coding sequence ATGAGCAACAGAATATTATTAGTAGAGGACGATCAGAGTTTCGGGGCGGTGCTTAAAGATTATTTGACGATCAATAATTTTGAAGTAACTCTTGCCACTGACGGGGAGCAGGGATTAAAAGAATTTACAGAAAATGAATTCGACATCTGCATATTTGACGTAATGATGCCTAAAAAAGACGGGTTTTCATTAGCAGAAGACGTAAAAAAGATTGATAAAAATACACCTATCATTTTCCTTACCGCAAGAAATATGAGAGAAGATATCTTAAAAGGGTATCAGCTGGGTGCGGATGATTATATTACAAAACCTTTTGATACTGAGCTTCTTTTATACAAAATAAAAGCAATTCTTCAGAGAAGTTCTACGTTGGAGAACGAAGAGCAGGAGCAGTTCAAAATCAGCAATATTTTCTTCGACTCTATGTTGAGACAACTGAAAGTAGGTGATAAAGAATACAAACTTTCTCCTAAAGAGAATGAATTATTAAAACTTCTTTGCATCCACAGAAATGATTTTATGCCGAGAGATCTTGCTTTAAGAAAGATCTGGAAGAAAGAAAATTACTTTACCGCAAGAAGTATGGACGTTTATATTGCAAAGCTTCGTAAATTATTAAAAGATGACGAAGGATTGGAAATTATCAACGTTCACGGAGAAGGATTTAGACTTTTGGTAAAAAATTAA
- a CDS encoding TonB-dependent receptor domain-containing protein — protein MKLYISRLILGALFLFTQFISAQALSKNQFKVKGNCEMCKTRIESAAKKAGAKTAIYSIDLQTLTFETDKASADDILKKVAEAGHDNEKFKASDTTYEGLPGCCHYDRDAQLSNAETHHEHHADANVSAKKENEFYVRGNCASCKARIEKASKDAGANSAEWNAEKQTITLNFDPSKTSSDKILKAIADAGHDNEKYKASDAVYNGLPGCCLYDRDFTFGEPNPKVHYEEGTKHEDHKEGETSSAKEDHSQHEKNIDGVVVTGSKAATSLSKKEAGLVFNIDKKELLKAACCNLSESFETNATVDVSFSNAVTGTKQLKMLGLDQKYTSLTKEQLPEIRGLASAYGLNFIPGRWIESIQLTKGGSTVTNGYESITGQINTELLKNAKTPETSLNLFSDFNGRAEINITNVSLINDKWSQTFLLHGNGTFGNTDMNGDGFLDRPKGTQINAAYLLNYNDLEKSGFGSHFGINFIRDERTAGQIGFDKKISQDKQSPYGVGIDISRFQVWNKTGYVFKGKPYQSIGWMNQYVYHQQDSFFGLRNYAGQQHTYYSNLIFESIIGNTNHKYKAGASFLYDGYKETYLTDDMRRNEIVPGIFAEYTLTGLKYTLVAGSRVDFHNLAGTQFTPRLNFKYDFTPQTILRLSAGRGFRTANVFAESQQYFASNRAINILPNGGNIYGLRPEIAWNYGVSLQQEFKLFRRKSSIVADFFRTDFQDQVLVDLDKSPQQLTFYNLDGKSFANSFQTQWDFMPVKNLEVRLAYKYYDVQADYIGGRREVPFMAKHRGFVNLAYSTNKTDKGGFWSFDTTLNWVGKQRLPDTSSNPAEFQLPAYSESYAVLNAQISRNFNKKIRAYVGGENLTSYYQKNAIVDFKNPFGNYFDGGMVYAPIMKANFYVGLDVTF, from the coding sequence ATGAAATTATATATTTCCAGGTTGATACTTGGTGCATTATTCCTATTTACACAATTTATATCTGCTCAAGCCCTTTCAAAAAATCAGTTCAAGGTAAAAGGGAACTGCGAAATGTGCAAAACAAGAATTGAGAGTGCCGCAAAAAAAGCAGGTGCAAAAACGGCAATTTATTCCATTGATCTTCAAACCTTAACCTTTGAAACAGACAAAGCATCCGCTGATGATATTCTGAAAAAAGTAGCAGAAGCAGGACATGATAATGAGAAATTTAAGGCGTCTGACACAACCTATGAAGGTCTTCCGGGATGTTGTCATTACGATAGAGATGCACAACTTTCTAATGCAGAAACACATCATGAACACCATGCTGATGCTAATGTTTCCGCTAAAAAAGAAAATGAATTTTATGTAAGAGGAAACTGTGCTTCTTGTAAAGCCAGAATTGAAAAAGCATCCAAAGATGCCGGAGCCAATTCTGCAGAATGGAATGCGGAGAAACAAACGATTACTTTAAATTTTGATCCTTCAAAAACCTCATCAGATAAGATTTTAAAAGCCATTGCTGATGCTGGTCATGATAATGAAAAATACAAGGCTTCTGATGCCGTTTACAACGGACTTCCGGGATGCTGCCTGTATGACAGAGACTTTACTTTTGGTGAACCCAATCCAAAAGTACATTATGAAGAAGGAACAAAGCATGAAGATCATAAAGAAGGTGAAACTTCATCAGCTAAAGAGGACCATTCTCAGCATGAAAAAAACATTGACGGAGTTGTGGTAACAGGTTCAAAGGCAGCAACCTCTTTAAGTAAAAAAGAAGCCGGACTTGTTTTTAATATTGATAAAAAAGAGCTGTTAAAGGCGGCTTGCTGTAATCTTTCTGAGAGTTTCGAAACCAATGCAACGGTAGATGTTTCTTTCAGTAATGCCGTTACGGGAACAAAGCAGCTGAAAATGCTTGGCCTGGATCAGAAATATACCAGTTTAACGAAAGAACAACTGCCTGAAATCAGAGGACTAGCTTCTGCTTACGGATTAAATTTTATTCCGGGAAGATGGATTGAAAGCATTCAGCTTACCAAAGGGGGAAGTACTGTAACTAATGGTTATGAAAGTATCACAGGACAGATCAATACTGAACTTCTGAAAAATGCCAAGACTCCTGAAACATCGTTAAACCTTTTTTCTGACTTCAATGGAAGAGCAGAAATCAATATTACCAATGTTTCTCTCATCAACGATAAATGGTCTCAGACTTTCCTTCTTCACGGAAACGGAACTTTCGGAAATACGGATATGAATGGCGACGGTTTTCTTGACAGACCGAAAGGAACTCAGATCAACGCAGCCTATTTATTGAATTATAACGACCTTGAAAAGTCAGGATTCGGGTCTCACTTTGGGATTAATTTTATCAGAGATGAAAGAACTGCAGGACAGATTGGTTTTGATAAAAAAATTTCTCAGGATAAGCAGTCTCCATACGGTGTAGGAATTGATATTTCAAGATTTCAGGTTTGGAATAAGACGGGCTATGTTTTTAAAGGAAAACCTTATCAGAGTATCGGCTGGATGAACCAGTATGTGTATCATCAGCAGGACAGTTTCTTTGGATTGAGAAATTATGCAGGGCAACAGCATACGTATTATTCAAACTTAATCTTCGAAAGCATCATTGGAAATACCAACCACAAGTATAAGGCTGGTGCAAGTTTCTTATATGACGGATACAAAGAAACGTATCTGACAGATGATATGAGAAGAAATGAAATTGTACCGGGGATTTTTGCTGAATATACTTTAACTGGCTTAAAATATACTTTAGTTGCTGGTTCCAGGGTAGATTTTCATAATCTGGCAGGAACACAGTTTACACCGAGACTTAATTTCAAGTATGATTTCACGCCTCAGACTATTTTAAGACTTTCTGCAGGAAGAGGATTCAGAACAGCGAATGTATTTGCGGAAAGCCAGCAGTATTTTGCTTCGAACAGAGCCATCAATATTTTACCCAACGGAGGAAATATTTATGGTTTAAGACCTGAAATTGCATGGAATTATGGGGTGAGTTTACAACAGGAATTTAAGTTATTCAGAAGAAAATCGAGCATTGTTGCGGACTTCTTCAGAACAGATTTCCAGGATCAGGTATTGGTAGATTTGGATAAATCACCTCAACAGCTTACATTCTATAATCTGGATGGAAAATCTTTTGCGAATTCATTTCAGACTCAATGGGATTTTATGCCTGTCAAAAATCTTGAAGTAAGACTTGCTTATAAGTACTACGATGTGCAAGCGGATTATATAGGAGGAAGAAGAGAAGTTCCTTTTATGGCGAAGCATAGAGGATTTGTGAATCTGGCTTATTCAACCAATAAAACAGATAAAGGAGGATTCTGGAGTTTTGATACTACTTTAAACTGGGTTGGAAAGCAAAGGCTTCCTGATACTTCAAGCAATCCTGCAGAGTTTCAGTTACCAGCTTATTCAGAATCGTATGCCGTACTTAATGCTCAAATCTCAAGAAATTTCAATAAAAAGATCAGAGCTTATGTAGGAGGTGAAAACCTTACTTCTTACTATCAGAAAAATGCGATTGTTGATTTTAAAAATCCTTTCGGAAATTATTTTGATGGTGGAATGGTATACGCTCCGATTATGAAGGCTAATTTCTATGTGGGACTGGATGTGACGTTTTAA